A genome region from Manihot esculenta cultivar AM560-2 chromosome 5, M.esculenta_v8, whole genome shotgun sequence includes the following:
- the LOC110615106 gene encoding transcription factor MYB78, whose protein sequence is MGAQVRNYGCATYQNEEDADIRKGPWTVEEDAILAEYVAIHGEGGWNAAARCAGLKRTGKSCRLRWLNYLRPDVRRGNITLQEQLLILELHSRWGNRWSKIAQYLPGRTDNEIKNYWRTRVQKQAKQLKCDVNSKQFRDAMRYIWMPRLVERIQAASGSSTGHSNYSSINHNGVPISNETGEINNPMIELVMPEPSGSSLESLDTQVSPVSDVTEYQNPTSVQNVSGLYPEGESDRWIEMEMQSNIVNGGESLESLWNEENIWFLQQQLM, encoded by the exons ATGGGTGCTCAAGTGAGAAATTATGGTTGTGCAACTTACCAGAATGAAGAGGATGCTGATATAAGGAAAGGTCCATGGACTGTGGAAGAGGACGCCATACTTGCAGAGTACGTTGCCATCCATGGCGAAGGAGGCTGGAACGCCGCTGCTCGCTGTGCAG GATTGAAACGGACTGGTAAAAGCTGTAGATTAAGATGGTTAAACTACTTGCGGCCGGATGTTCGTCGTGGAAACATAACTCTCCAAGAACAGCTTTTGATTCTTGAACTCCATTCTCGCTGGGGCAATAG GTGGTCGAAAATAGCACAGTATTTGCCGGGCAGAACAGACAATGAAATCAAGAACTACTGGAGAACTAGAGTCCAGAAGCAAGCAAAGCAACTGAAATGCGATGTTAATAGTAAACAATTCAGAGACGCCATGCGCTATATTTGGATGCCTCGCTTAGTAGAGCGAATTCAAGCAGCATCTGGATCTTCCACGGGTCACTCCAACTACAGTAGCATCAACCACAATGGTGTCCCTATAAGCAATGAAACTGGAGAAATAAACAACCCCATGATTGAGTTGGTGATGCCAGAGCCATCAGGATCCTCGTTGGAGTCCTTAGACACCCAGGTTTCTCCAGTGTCAGACGTGACCGAGTATCAAAATCCCACAAGTGTACAAAATGTGTCGGGTTTATACCCAGAAGGAGAATCAGATAGGTGGATAGAGATGGAGATGCAGAGCAATATAGTAAATGGTGGAGAGTCATTGGAGAGTTTGTGGAATGAGGAAAATATTTGGTTTCTACAGCAGCAGCTAATGTGA